A genomic window from Scomber scombrus chromosome 18, fScoSco1.1, whole genome shotgun sequence includes:
- the pla2g10 gene encoding group 10 secretory phospholipase A2 — MTAFYRILFLLSVAMASAATRKSQRTKRGLLELAGAIKCSTGRSALAYMMYGCYCGLGGQGWPRDKADWCCHRHDCCYGEAELLGCHTKTDQYKWTCDDKKAECDDLKDKCEKLLCKCDRDAAKCLRKAPFIRKYALWPDFLCGYEHPMCNIY; from the exons ATGACTGCGTTTTACCGGATACTTTTCCTTTTATCTG TGGCCATGGCCTCTGCGGCAACACGCAAGTCCCAGCGGACTAAAAGAGGACTACTCGAGCTGGCAGGAGCCATCAAATGCAGCACCGGAAGATCTGCTTTGGCTTACATGATGTATGGATGCTACTGCGGACTGGGTGGTCAAGGCTGGCCCAGAGACAAGGCAGACTG GTGCTGCCACAGGCACGACTGCTGTTACGGAGAAGCTGAACTTCTTGGCTGCCATACCAAAACAGACCAGTATAAGTGGACATGTGATGACAAGAAAGCTGAATGTG ATGATTTGAAGGACAAATGTGAAAAGCTGCTGTGCAAGTGTGACAGAGACGCTGCCAAATGTTTGAGAAAAGCACCTTTCATCCGGAAATATGCCTTATGGCCAGATTTCCTCTGTGGTTACGAACATCCAATGTGTAATATTTACTGA